The following coding sequences are from one Mycobacterium bourgelatii window:
- a CDS encoding HIT family protein, with the protein MTCVFCAIVAGEAPAIRIYEDDDYLAILDIRPFTRGHTLVIPKEHTQDLTDTPPETLADMIQIGQRIALAARATELADATNIGINDGRPAFQTVMHIHLHVLPRRDGDKLSVAKGLLLRRDPDREETGRLLRDALARIDASQSEENS; encoded by the coding sequence ATGACCTGCGTGTTCTGTGCGATCGTCGCCGGTGAAGCTCCGGCCATCCGAATCTATGAAGACGACGACTATCTGGCCATCCTGGACATCCGCCCCTTCACGCGCGGTCACACCCTGGTCATTCCCAAGGAACACACCCAGGACCTCACCGACACCCCGCCGGAGACCCTGGCCGACATGATCCAGATCGGCCAGCGGATCGCCCTGGCCGCCCGCGCGACTGAGTTGGCCGATGCAACGAACATCGGTATCAACGACGGCCGACCCGCTTTTCAGACGGTGATGCACATTCACCTGCACGTGCTGCCGCGGCGCGACGGCGACAAGCTGTCGGTGGCCAAAGGCTTGCTGCTGCGTCGGGATCCCGACCGGGAGGAAACGGGCCGGCTGCTGCGGGATGCGCTGGCGCGCATCGACGCGAGCCAGTCGGAGGAGAATTCCTGA
- a CDS encoding adenylate/guanylate cyclase domain-containing protein, with product MDGTPEDAVVEDLLDGLQGTARAERAELVKWLFEQGITADEIRATNPPLLLATRHLIGDDGTYVSTREISERYGIDLGLLQRIQRAIGLARVDDPDAVIHMRADGEAAALAQRFVDLGLDPDQVVLVVRILADGLSRVAEVMRYAALSAIIRPGITELEIAKASKTLVSQIAPLLGPIAQEMLFMQLRHMVETEAVNAGERAAGQPLPGARQIAVAFADLVGFTKLGEVMSAEELGQLANRLADLARDMIAPPVRLIKTIGDAVMLVCPEPAPLLDTVLKLVEVVDSDDAFPRLRAGVAAGMAVSRAGDWFGSPVNAASRITGVARPGTVLVADSFVDALGDEAVFDLKFAVARRLKGIKGETKLYRARRGGS from the coding sequence GTGGACGGAACTCCCGAGGATGCTGTCGTCGAAGATCTGCTCGATGGGCTGCAGGGCACCGCGCGAGCCGAGCGCGCCGAGCTGGTGAAGTGGTTGTTCGAACAGGGCATCACTGCCGACGAGATCAGGGCGACCAATCCGCCGCTGCTGCTGGCCACCCGGCACCTCATCGGAGACGACGGCACCTATGTGTCGACCCGCGAGATCAGCGAACGTTATGGCATCGACCTCGGGCTGCTGCAGCGGATCCAGCGGGCGATCGGCCTGGCCAGGGTGGACGATCCCGACGCGGTCATCCACATGCGCGCCGACGGCGAAGCGGCCGCCTTGGCGCAACGGTTCGTCGACCTAGGCCTGGATCCCGACCAAGTCGTCCTCGTGGTGCGGATTCTTGCCGACGGCCTCTCGCGCGTCGCCGAAGTCATGCGGTACGCGGCGCTGTCGGCGATCATCCGCCCGGGCATCACCGAGCTGGAGATCGCCAAGGCATCGAAAACCCTGGTCAGCCAGATCGCGCCACTGCTCGGGCCGATAGCCCAAGAAATGCTGTTCATGCAGCTTCGCCACATGGTGGAGACCGAAGCGGTCAATGCCGGCGAGCGGGCCGCCGGTCAACCCCTGCCGGGTGCTCGCCAGATCGCGGTCGCGTTCGCCGACCTGGTCGGCTTCACCAAGCTTGGCGAGGTGATGTCGGCCGAGGAACTCGGGCAGCTTGCCAATCGATTGGCCGACCTCGCCCGCGACATGATCGCCCCACCGGTCCGGTTGATCAAGACGATCGGCGACGCCGTGATGCTCGTCTGCCCCGAGCCGGCGCCCCTGTTGGACACGGTGCTCAAGCTGGTCGAGGTGGTCGACTCCGACGACGCTTTCCCTCGGCTCAGAGCCGGAGTCGCCGCAGGAATGGCGGTGAGTCGTGCCGGTGATTGGTTCGGCAGCCCGGTGAATGCGGCCAGCCGGATCACCGGTGTGGCGCGGCCGGGCACGGTGCTGGTCGCGGACTCATTCGTCGACGCCCTGGGGGATGAGGCGGTGTTCGACTTGAAGTTCGCCGTCGCGCGCCGACTCAAGGGCATCAAGGGTGAGACGAAGTTATATCGGGCGCGGCGGGGCGGCTCCTAG
- a CDS encoding DNA-deoxyinosine glycosylase, whose product MTTPLLNGLPPVVDNRARVLILGSFPSVQSLAAGQYYANPQNAFWPIASELFGFAVAAPYEHRLAAMQLHGVALWDVLHHCRRNGSADSAFDRNSLVVNDFARLFAEFPALRRVYFNGAKAAELYRRLVPPTDGVHYQRLPSTSSAHAIPRAEKLAAWQVISRHPS is encoded by the coding sequence ATGACCACACCGCTGCTCAATGGACTGCCGCCGGTAGTCGACAACCGTGCCCGAGTGCTGATCCTCGGTTCCTTTCCCAGCGTGCAATCGCTGGCGGCGGGCCAGTACTACGCCAATCCGCAGAACGCGTTCTGGCCGATCGCCAGCGAGCTTTTCGGCTTCGCCGTCGCCGCGCCGTACGAACACCGGCTGGCGGCAATGCAATTGCACGGCGTCGCACTCTGGGACGTGTTGCACCACTGCCGGCGCAATGGCAGCGCGGACTCCGCGTTCGATCGAAACAGCTTGGTGGTCAATGATTTTGCACGCCTGTTCGCCGAGTTCCCGGCGCTGCGACGGGTGTACTTCAACGGCGCGAAGGCGGCCGAACTGTATCGCAGGCTGGTCCCGCCGACGGACGGGGTGCACTACCAGCGGCTACCGTCCACCAGCTCGGCCCATGCCATACCGCGCGCCGAGAAATTAGCGGCCTGGCAGGTGATCTCGCGACATCCCTCATGA
- a CDS encoding amidase, with the protein MDPSDLAFAGAAEQARMLADGEITAPMLLEVYLERIERLDSDLRAYRVVRYDGAREEAEAAQQRLDAGERRPLLGVPVAIKDDADVAGEVTSYGTGAHGPAVNSDSEVVRRLRAAGAVIIGKTNVPELMIMPFTESLSYGATRNPWNLSRTPGGSSGGSAAAVAAGLAPLALGSDGGGSIRIPSTWCGVFGLKTQRHRISQEPHDDGWYGLSVYGPIARSVMDAALFLDATTAIPGPEGEFAAAAARAPGRLRIALSTKTPTPLPVRCGKPQLTALEQAGALLRDLGHDVVIRDPEYPPWAIYSNFLPRFLRGISDDADGQAHPQYLEPRTRNIAKMGSFFSDRRMAAVLAAESAASTRIQSIFDDVDVVVTPGTATGPSRIGAYHRRGGIATLLLVAQRVPYQQVWNLTGQPAAVVPWDFDGDGLPMSVQLVGRPYDEATLLSLAAQIEVARPWAHRRPPLS; encoded by the coding sequence GTGGACCCTAGCGATCTCGCCTTTGCCGGTGCCGCCGAACAGGCGCGGATGTTGGCCGACGGGGAAATCACCGCGCCGATGCTGCTCGAGGTCTACCTGGAACGGATCGAACGGCTGGACTCCGATCTGCGCGCCTACCGCGTGGTGCGTTACGACGGCGCTCGCGAGGAGGCCGAGGCCGCCCAGCAGCGCCTCGACGCCGGTGAGCGGCGGCCGCTGCTTGGCGTGCCGGTCGCGATCAAGGACGATGCTGACGTCGCCGGCGAGGTGACCAGCTACGGAACCGGCGCGCACGGCCCGGCCGTGAACTCGGACTCCGAGGTGGTGCGCCGATTGCGGGCCGCGGGTGCCGTCATCATCGGCAAGACGAACGTGCCCGAGCTGATGATCATGCCGTTCACCGAGTCGCTGTCATACGGGGCAACACGCAACCCGTGGAACCTTTCTCGCACACCGGGCGGGAGCAGTGGCGGCAGCGCCGCGGCGGTGGCAGCTGGGTTAGCTCCGCTGGCACTGGGATCCGACGGCGGCGGCTCGATTCGCATCCCGTCCACCTGGTGCGGCGTATTCGGACTGAAGACGCAACGTCACCGGATATCGCAGGAACCGCACGACGACGGGTGGTACGGGCTGAGCGTGTATGGGCCCATCGCCCGGTCGGTGATGGACGCCGCGCTGTTCCTCGACGCGACGACGGCGATCCCCGGACCCGAGGGCGAGTTCGCTGCGGCGGCCGCGCGTGCGCCCGGTCGACTGCGAATTGCGTTGAGCACCAAGACGCCAACTCCGCTGCCCGTCCGGTGCGGGAAGCCGCAATTGACCGCGCTCGAGCAGGCGGGGGCATTGCTGCGCGATCTCGGACACGATGTCGTCATCCGCGATCCCGAATATCCGCCGTGGGCAATCTATTCCAACTTCCTGCCCCGCTTCCTGCGCGGAATCAGCGACGACGCCGACGGTCAGGCGCACCCGCAGTATCTGGAACCGCGTACCCGCAACATCGCGAAGATGGGGTCGTTTTTCTCCGACCGTCGCATGGCGGCGGTGCTGGCCGCCGAGAGCGCGGCGAGCACGCGGATCCAGTCGATATTCGACGACGTCGATGTCGTCGTCACGCCGGGCACCGCGACAGGCCCCTCCCGCATCGGCGCCTATCACCGCCGCGGTGGAATCGCCACCTTGCTGTTGGTGGCGCAACGGGTCCCGTACCAACAGGTCTGGAACCTCACCGGTCAGCCCGCCGCCGTCGTGCCGTGGGACTTCGACGGCGACGGGCTGCCCATGTCGGTGCAGCTCGTCGGCCGGCCCTACGACGAGGCGACGCTGTTGTCGTTGGCCGCGCAGATCGAAGTCGCCAGGCCGTGGGCGCACCGCCGGCCCCCCCTGTCATGA